In a genomic window of Acidisoma sp. PAMC 29798:
- the repB gene encoding plasmid partitioning protein RepB, protein MARKNLLTGLTNKKLPAVNSNEEGAARTPALAFTGRGAFGAVTRTIDDLAARADAARTLEARLTTGELILDLDPALIDRSFITDRMEGDDESFQALRASIAAKGQDSPILVRPHPTSAGRYQVAFGHRRLRAAAELGRAVRAIIKPLSDQELVIAQGQENSARADLSFIERGRFAQALEEGGYDRETIMQALSIDKTALSRLISVVNRLPTDIVEAIGPAPSAGRDRWLDLATSFSKRAVERPVDPLLESEDFLSIPSDQRFDMLHQHLTRSEPKVSASLSPSKPRPWLAKTGETVATVTVSDKAFVLKIDQAVARGFGEFLLAKMGPLYEEYMAGPQKKAGFRYSSQR, encoded by the coding sequence ATGGCCCGCAAAAACCTGCTTACAGGTCTGACGAACAAAAAGTTGCCGGCTGTCAACTCGAATGAGGAAGGTGCGGCCAGGACCCCTGCCCTTGCCTTTACCGGTCGTGGCGCTTTCGGCGCCGTGACCCGAACTATTGACGATTTGGCCGCCCGCGCGGACGCCGCCCGCACGCTCGAAGCGCGTCTCACGACCGGTGAGCTGATCCTCGATCTTGACCCCGCTCTCATCGATCGCTCCTTCATCACCGATCGCATGGAAGGCGATGACGAGAGCTTCCAGGCCTTGCGCGCGAGCATCGCTGCCAAGGGGCAGGATTCGCCCATTCTCGTGCGGCCTCATCCCACTTCGGCAGGCCGCTACCAGGTGGCGTTCGGCCACCGGCGTTTGCGTGCGGCGGCGGAACTCGGTCGCGCCGTGCGCGCCATCATCAAGCCGCTCAGTGACCAGGAGCTGGTGATCGCTCAAGGCCAGGAGAACAGCGCGCGGGCGGATTTGTCCTTCATCGAGCGCGGGCGGTTCGCGCAGGCGCTGGAGGAGGGGGGCTATGATCGCGAGACGATCATGCAGGCGCTGAGCATCGACAAGACGGCGCTCTCGCGTCTCATCAGCGTCGTGAACCGACTGCCGACGGATATCGTGGAAGCGATCGGTCCGGCGCCATCAGCGGGGAGGGACCGTTGGCTCGACCTCGCCACATCCTTTTCAAAGCGCGCTGTGGAACGCCCGGTCGATCCGCTTCTCGAAAGTGAGGATTTTCTATCCATACCGTCGGATCAACGCTTCGACATGCTGCACCAGCATTTGACGCGATCGGAGCCGAAAGTGTCGGCGAGTCTGTCCCCGAGCAAACCGCGACCTTGGCTCGCGAAGACGGGCGAGACGGTCGCGACCGTGACGGTGAGCGACAAGGCCTTCGTGCTCAAGATCGACCAAGCGGTCGCGCGTGGCTTCGGGGAGTTTTTGCTGGCCAAGATGGGGCCGCTTTATGAGGAGTATATGGCGGGGCCGCAGAAGAAGGCGGGGTTTCGCTATTCCAGCCAACGCTGA
- the repA gene encoding plasmid partitioning protein RepA, whose translation MSNAKLVASDIDSIIGHHARELSEKLQAHRLELFPPTAEKTLRSFQVSEAAKLLGVNSGYLRNLSLDGKGPEPQVTASGRRSYTAAQIRELRHYLDENGRSSKRYVPGRREGEALQVVAVVNFKGGSGKTTTAAHLAQHLALRGHRVLAIDLDPQASLSSLHGFQPEFDVGEDETLYGAIRYDGAARPLREIIKKTNFPGLDIVPGNIELMEFEYDTPRILAMKGAPADERLFFTRLEDALKPVADDYDVVVIDCPPQLGYLTMSALCTATAILITVHPQMLDVMSMCQFLLMMGDLLGHLKKAGGNMGYDWLRYLITRYEPSDGPQTQMVSFLRSLFGQHVLINPMLKSVAISDAGITKQTLYEVERRQFTASTYDRAMESLDAVNGEIEYLINAAWGRR comes from the coding sequence ATGAGCAATGCAAAGCTGGTCGCGAGCGATATCGATAGTATCATCGGTCATCACGCGCGGGAACTGTCCGAAAAGCTCCAGGCGCACCGGCTTGAACTTTTCCCACCGACAGCCGAGAAAACCCTGCGTAGCTTCCAGGTGAGCGAAGCGGCCAAGCTCCTCGGCGTCAATAGCGGATATCTCCGCAACTTATCGCTGGATGGCAAAGGGCCTGAGCCGCAAGTCACCGCCAGCGGACGCCGCTCCTATACCGCCGCGCAGATCCGGGAGCTTCGCCACTATCTCGATGAGAATGGCCGATCGAGCAAACGCTACGTGCCCGGCCGGCGCGAGGGCGAAGCCCTCCAGGTCGTGGCTGTCGTCAACTTCAAGGGCGGCAGCGGCAAAACCACGACGGCGGCCCACCTCGCCCAGCATCTGGCGCTGCGCGGCCACCGGGTTCTCGCGATCGATCTCGACCCCCAGGCCAGCCTCTCCTCCCTGCACGGGTTTCAGCCGGAATTCGATGTCGGCGAGGATGAAACCCTCTATGGCGCTATCCGCTATGACGGCGCCGCGCGCCCGCTGCGCGAGATCATTAAGAAAACGAACTTCCCCGGCCTCGACATCGTGCCCGGTAATATCGAGCTCATGGAGTTCGAGTACGATACGCCGCGGATCCTCGCGATGAAGGGCGCACCGGCCGACGAACGGCTTTTCTTCACCCGGCTTGAGGATGCGCTGAAGCCGGTCGCGGATGATTATGATGTGGTGGTGATCGATTGCCCGCCGCAGCTCGGCTACCTCACCATGTCCGCCCTCTGCACGGCGACCGCCATTCTCATCACCGTCCATCCGCAAATGTTGGACGTGATGTCGATGTGCCAGTTCCTGCTGATGATGGGCGATCTTCTCGGCCATCTGAAAAAGGCCGGGGGCAATATGGGCTATGACTGGCTGCGCTATCTCATCACCCGGTATGAGCCGTCCGACGGGCCGCAGACCCAGATGGTGAGCTTCCTGCGCTCCCTTTTCGGGCAGCATGTGTTGATCAACCCCATGCTCAAAAGCGTCGCGATATCGGATGCGGGAATCACCAAGCAAACGCTGTACGAGGTGGAGCGCCGGCAGTTCACCGCCTCGACCTATGACCGGGCGATGGAATCGCTCGATGCCGTCAATGGTGAAATCGAATACTTGATCAATGCCGCTTGGGGGAGACGCTGA
- a CDS encoding WGR domain-containing protein, whose amino-acid sequence MLARKPLRIRSGPTPMWHLQSSKIELRRIRPARNERRFYVLAISRDLFGSVLLLRNWGRIGTDGRMRFDLYPDVMAASIALAELATTKRRRGYLDVTRSCEPHPPSST is encoded by the coding sequence ATGCTTGCGAGAAAACCGCTGCGAATCCGGTCAGGACCTACTCCGATGTGGCACCTCCAATCCTCCAAGATCGAGCTGAGGCGCATCCGGCCTGCGCGGAACGAGCGTCGCTTCTACGTGCTGGCGATTTCGCGCGATTTGTTCGGTAGTGTCCTCCTCCTCCGTAACTGGGGCAGAATCGGCACCGACGGGCGGATGAGGTTCGACCTTTATCCGGATGTCATGGCCGCTTCGATCGCCCTCGCCGAGCTGGCGACGACCAAGCGACGACGCGGTTATCTGGATGTCACCCGGTCCTGTGAACCGCACCCCCCATCGAGCACATAA
- a CDS encoding antitoxin Xre-like helix-turn-helix domain-containing protein translates to MSNPKNNASSLAHQLECNPREAYIGFTWSGAMMSGRSATIEDLLGFKPIATDTRLALAYSIQAGLPVSALDHLAEAVAPDDTRFKFRLIPKATLERRRRSHKPLTTDEGDRLARIAKVFSIGLDIYRDPVKLREFLGRPHMMLDNKAPMDVALGTGPGADAVINLLGRAAYGGGV, encoded by the coding sequence ATGTCGAACCCAAAGAACAACGCTTCATCTCTTGCGCACCAGCTTGAATGTAATCCACGTGAGGCGTATATTGGCTTCACTTGGAGCGGGGCGATGATGAGCGGACGGAGCGCGACGATAGAGGATCTGCTGGGGTTTAAACCCATAGCCACCGACACGCGGCTCGCTTTGGCCTATTCAATCCAAGCGGGCCTGCCTGTTTCGGCTCTCGATCATTTAGCAGAAGCCGTCGCACCCGATGACACGCGTTTCAAGTTCAGGCTGATCCCTAAGGCGACCCTCGAACGTCGCAGGCGATCGCACAAGCCACTGACCACGGATGAAGGTGATCGTTTGGCGCGGATCGCCAAGGTTTTCTCGATCGGCCTCGACATCTATCGAGATCCGGTCAAACTCCGAGAGTTCCTTGGCAGACCACATATGATGCTCGACAACAAAGCCCCTATGGACGTTGCACTTGGAACGGGCCCAGGGGCCGATGCGGTCATCAACCTGTTGGGCCGCGCCGCTTACGGTGGCGGCGTTTGA
- a CDS encoding RES family NAD+ phosphorylase codes for MTGQKTDRVLTCYRIGDPDGAHPIYDTEGARLFPGRWNTKQSPILYTSEHYSTAMLEKLVHANSMLPPNQHYIKITIPNGISYEIFQTARHAGWDAKSESICKAFGEAWYERRLTALLFVPSIPARLERNILLNLHHPDAASITHDLPEPVWWDDRLYG; via the coding sequence TTGACCGGTCAGAAGACCGATCGCGTTCTAACATGCTATCGTATAGGTGATCCGGACGGCGCCCATCCGATTTACGACACCGAGGGGGCGCGGCTGTTTCCTGGGCGATGGAACACAAAACAAAGCCCGATCCTTTACACCTCAGAGCACTATTCGACCGCGATGCTTGAAAAACTGGTGCATGCGAACAGCATGCTGCCGCCGAACCAACACTATATAAAAATTACCATTCCCAATGGTATAAGCTACGAAATATTCCAGACCGCCCGACATGCCGGATGGGATGCAAAGAGCGAGTCGATCTGCAAGGCCTTCGGCGAGGCGTGGTATGAACGGCGCCTAACCGCTTTGCTATTCGTGCCGTCGATCCCAGCGCGGCTGGAGCGGAACATCCTCCTGAACCTCCATCATCCCGATGCAGCTTCGATCACGCACGACTTGCCCGAGCCTGTGTGGTGGGACGATCGCCTATACGGCTGA
- a CDS encoding conjugal transfer protein TraL, with protein sequence MGQKPLPDREASFAAPGSPTTTKTSSSDRCSIHITLQHKGGVGKSFVANCIAQYFQHENRPTKVIDADPSNKSLAAYKALNVTALDIMSENNTVNSRAFDDIIDDIISLDRNFVIDNGATNFLPFMAYLVENRVPEVLAEHGRDMVVHVPIVGAEAMMETIQGFDDIATNIGGQAKIVVWLNEALKGLIQPGGKDFEQIQTYANHKDKILALLRVPYHRSELFAQDMDQLLTKKMTFDEAINSPDFRLMAKQRLKQIQREIFDQLALAI encoded by the coding sequence ATGGGCCAAAAGCCCCTCCCCGACCGCGAGGCTTCGTTCGCCGCCCCGGGCTCCCCGACGACAACAAAGACCAGCTCATCTGACCGGTGCTCTATTCACATAACGTTGCAGCACAAAGGCGGCGTAGGAAAGTCGTTCGTCGCCAACTGCATCGCGCAATACTTCCAACACGAAAACCGGCCAACCAAAGTCATTGACGCGGATCCTAGCAACAAATCTCTTGCCGCTTACAAGGCATTAAATGTGACGGCTTTGGACATCATGTCGGAGAACAATACGGTCAATTCGCGTGCGTTTGATGATATCATAGACGATATCATTTCGCTAGATAGAAACTTTGTCATCGACAATGGGGCGACCAACTTCCTGCCGTTCATGGCCTATCTTGTGGAAAACCGTGTTCCCGAGGTTTTGGCAGAGCACGGCCGCGATATGGTTGTGCATGTACCGATAGTCGGCGCTGAAGCTATGATGGAGACGATTCAGGGATTCGATGACATCGCGACCAACATCGGCGGTCAGGCGAAAATCGTCGTTTGGCTGAACGAGGCTCTAAAGGGCCTCATCCAGCCGGGCGGAAAGGATTTCGAGCAAATTCAGACCTATGCAAACCACAAGGACAAGATACTCGCCCTCCTTCGAGTACCTTATCATCGCTCTGAGCTGTTTGCGCAGGATATGGACCAGCTCCTGACGAAGAAGATGACCTTCGATGAGGCCATCAATAGCCCCGATTTCCGACTGATGGCGAAGCAAAGGTTGAAGCAAATCCAGCGAGAGATCTTCGATCAGCTCGCCCTCGCCATCTAG
- a CDS encoding plasmid mobilization protein, with protein MEEAIQGEREDTRPRGKRPFKVWVTPAERVQIERLAAATGLSSSTYLRSLGLGYEPKSTLDARNILELLKLGGDLGRLGGLLKLWLTDRPGEGVVVEDVRALLHSVGELRDQIADKVAAL; from the coding sequence ATGGAAGAGGCGATTCAGGGTGAGCGTGAGGACACCAGGCCGAGGGGAAAGCGGCCGTTCAAGGTGTGGGTGACGCCAGCAGAACGGGTGCAGATCGAGCGCCTTGCGGCGGCAACGGGCCTGTCCTCCTCGACCTATCTCCGCAGCCTCGGCCTCGGGTACGAGCCGAAATCGACGCTCGACGCGAGGAACATCCTTGAGCTGTTGAAGCTGGGAGGCGACCTCGGCCGGCTCGGGGGCTTGCTCAAACTTTGGCTGACGGATCGGCCCGGCGAGGGCGTGGTGGTGGAAGACGTAAGGGCACTTCTCCATTCGGTCGGAGAGCTTCGCGACCAAATCGCCGATAAGGTGGCGGCCCTTTGA